GGGCTACTTTTCAGAGACAGGAGTATAatcgatgctgcaagtggagagGCGTTGGTGAACAAAACTCCTCGGGCAGCATAGGAGTTGATTGAGGGGATGGCTGAAAATTCGCAGCAGTTTGGTACTAGGGAGGATGTCCCGACACATAAGGTGAATGAGGTAGAAATATCCTCCATCCAACAACAAATTTCTAAATTGACATCCTTTGTGCGACAGCTAGCTGTGGGAAGTGCCTCACAAGCCAAGGTGTGTGGGGTATGTGCTGCTTTGAGTCATTCTACAGAGATGTGcccactagttcaagaagaaaatgcagaGCAAGTGAACATGACCGGCCACGTGCTCGCGCCAAGAAAGCAGTACTACCCTTACTCAAACATCTACAATTCTGGTTGGACAGATCATCCCAACCTCAGCTATGGAGGGAATAGACAGTCTAATTTCGTGCCAAATAGACAACAAGGGTACCAAGAGCAGTATCAACCTCGACCACCTCCGCCACCGAACTCTAATCCAACTTTGGAGGAGATGATGAAACAACTGATAGCTACCACCGCGCTACATCAACAAAAGATGGACTCCGAAATGCAGAGCATAAGAAATCAGATGAATCAAATGGCTACAACAATTAACCGTTTGGAGTCCCAAGTCCAAGGTAAATTGCCGTCTCAGCCTGAAGTGAACCCGAAGAACGTAAGCGCGATGACCCTAAGGAACCGGAAGGAAATCCAAGGACCCGACCCGGTGATTCCTAAGGACAAGGACGATGAACGAATCGAGAAAGAGTTGGAAGAGGAGGGTAGAGACACTAAAGATTCAAAGGTAACCTCGGATCCAATCATTGCAGTTAGGACTAATCCACCTCCCTTTCCTAGCAGGTTAGAAAAACCAAAGAAGCAGGACAAGGAGAAAGAGGTCCTGGAGATCTTTCGCAAGGTGGAGATCAACATTCCCCTACTGGATGCGATCAAGCAAGTACCTCGATATGCAAAGTTTTTTAGGGACTTGTGTGTCAATTGAAAGCGATTGAAGGGAGATGAGCGAGTCATAGTGGGGGAGAACGTGTCAGCAATTTTGCAAAGGAAACTTTCACCGAAATGCAGGGATCCAAGTATGTTCACTATTCCCTGTAGGATAGGTAATGCCTTGATTGATAGAGCCATGTTGGATCTAGGAGTCTCAATTAATGTGATGCCCAAGTCTATATATACTTCTTTAAATTTAGATCCTTTAAAAGAAATTGGGATAATAATCCAACTGGCTGACCGAACTAATGCATACCCTAACGGGTTGATTGAGGATGTTTTAGTGAAAATTAATGAATTGATTTTCCCTGCTGATTTTTATGTACTTGATATGGATGATGAACACTCCCATGACCCATCACTATTACTATTAGGCAGACTCTTTTTGAGCACAGCCCGtacaaaaattgatgttaataagggtaaCCTATccatggaatttgatggtgatATTGTTCATTTTAACATCTCTGAAACCATGAAATATCCGTCAGATTCAAATGTTAGCTCCGTTTTCTCTATGAACGTTATTGACCCTACGGTAtaggaggtttttgaaattgaaggcaGGGATGAATTGGAAGTTGCCTTGACCAGGCACTTCGAGTCAGAGATGACGTCTAGAGTAGAGTTGAGTGAAGAACTCAAATGCGTGATTGGAGCGTTGCAAACGTTGCCAACCACAAAAATAAGGTATGATCTCGCACCCATTTTTATACCTGAATCTCACCAAAAGCTACTTCCATCTGTGGTGCAGGCGCCTGTCTTAGAGTTGAAACCATTGCCGAAACACCTAAAGTATGCGTACTTGGGTGAGGGGGAGACACTATCGGTGATCATCTTGGCCAGTCTATCAAAAGTCCAAGAAGACAAATTGATTCAGGTTTTGAGGGACCATAAGCAGGCGATAGGATGGACCATCGCCGACATCAAGGGAATTAGCCCAGCGGTATGTATGCATCGAATTCAACTCGAGAAAGGTGCTAAACCTATTTGGCAGGCTCAAAGGAGACTAAATCCTCTCATGATGGAGGTAGTGAAGAAAGAGATTTTGAAACTGCTGGATgtggggataatttttgcaaTATCAAATAGCCCCTGGGTGAGTCCAGTACAGGTGGTCCCGAAGAAGGCAGGGGTGACGACGGAGTCAAATCAAGAGCGTGAGCTCGTACCAGTTCGAAAGTCCATCGAGCGGCGGCAGTGTATAGACTACAGGAAATTAAATGCAAACacaaaacatgatcattttcCCCTTCCTTTCATTAATCAGATGGTAGAACGATTAGCAGGTCGAGCTTACTATTgttttttggatggattttcaggtTATTTCCAGATTGCTATCGCATCCGAGGATCAGAAGAAGACAACCTTCACGTGCCCTTTTGGAACATTTGCATATCGAAGGATGCCATTTGGGCTATGCAATGCACCTGTCACCTTCCAACGCTGCATGATAAGTATCTTCTCGGAGTATGTTGAGAAGATTATTGAGgtgtttatggatgatttcagtgTGTATGGAAAAAGTTTTGATAACTATCTGGATAATCTCAGATTAATTTTGGTAAGGTGTATAAAAACTAATCTCATgcttaattgagaaaaatgccATTTTATGATCGAGCACGGGATAGTTTTGGATCATGTGGTGTCGTCTAGGGGTATTGAAGTTGATAAAGCAAAAATAGATGTTATATCTATTTTACCTTACCCTGCAAGTGTGCGGGAAGTGCATTCTTTCTTGGGTCACACAGGTTTCTATAGAAGATTTATTAAAGATTTCTCGAAAATTGGAGCACCCCTATTCCAACTTTTGCAGAAAGAGGTGCCCTTCGAGTTCGATGAAGCATGTAAGAAGGCGTTTGATAGGTTAAAGGAGCTATTGATCTtttcatccattatccaaccgCCCGACTGAAATCTACCATTCGAGATCATGTGCGACGCCAGCGACTATGCAGTGGGCGCGGTGCTGAGTCAAAGAGTAGGAAAGGTAGCCTATGTTATATACTACACATCTCAAGCCTTGAACGGAGCTCAGTTGAACTATTCGACCACCGAAAAGGAGCTTTTAGTTGTAATTTTTGCTTTAGAGAAATTTTGGTCTTATTTGCTAGGTGTTAAAGTTATTATTTTCTCTGATAATACAGCATTACGGTATCTATTGAccaagaaataggcaaaaccGCGACTTATAAGGTGGATACTGTTACTACAAGAGTTTGACCTGGAGATCAGAGACAAGAAAGGGGCAGAAAATCTGGTAGCAGATCACTTGAGTCGAGTACAAGTCACTGAAGACGACCTCCCGTTGAGAGAAACTTTCCCCGATGaacatttattttctattaatttattcttgccttggtatgctgatattgttaattttctagtCACTGACAAGTTTCCTACAGGATGGCCTAAGgcaaagagagacaagttaaGGAGTGATGCAAAGTCTTATATCTAGGATGACCCTTACCTCTGGAAGCGTGGTGCCGACCAAATCATCCGTAGATGTGTAAGTGAAAATGAATTCCAATCTATTTTAGCTTATTGTCACTGTTTTGCGTGTGGAGGTCACTTTGGACCAAAGAGGACGGCTCGTAAGGTTCTAGAGAGTGGATTTTATTGGCCGACCCTCTTCAAGGATACCTACTCATTTTGTAAGTTCTGTGATAAATGTCAAAGAGTAGGTAATATTTCTCGTAGGGATCAAATGACCCAAATcccaatgatttttgttgagatttttgacGTTTGGGGTATTGACTTTATGGGGTCTTTTCCTTCGTCTTATGGTTTTCTATATATATTGCTTGCCATAGACTATGTTTCGAAATGGGTGGAAGCAAAGTCCACCCGTACTAATGATTCCAAGGTGGTTGcaaaatttgtcaaatctaAGATTTTTGTCCGCTTTGAAATGCCGCGAGCGATTGTAAGTGATCGGGGTACCCATTTCTGCAACAAGACGATTGCTGCACTTTTCAGGAGGTATGTCGTCTTACATAAGGTATCTACATCCTATCATCCTCAAATAAATGGTTAGGTGGAAGCATCGAACCAAGAGATCAAGTCGATTTTGGAGAAGATGGTTCGACCCGATAGAAAGGATTGGAGTATGAGACTTGAAGATGCCTTATGAGCATATAAAACGGCGTACAAGACGCCAATCGACATGTCCCCTTATCGTTTGGTATTTGGGAAGCTATGTCACCTCTCCGTCGAGTTCGAGCATAGAGCATTTTTGGTGGTCAAGCAATGCAATATAGATATCGATGAGGGCGGAATTCAAAGGAAGTTACAGTTACAAGAATTGGAGGAGATTCGCAATGAAGCCTACGAGAATGCTATGATTTATAAGGAGAAGAATAAGATATTTCATGACCAGCAGGTCTCTAGGAAGACGTTTGAATGTGGGCAAAAAGTTCTACTGTACCACTCGAAATTGAAGTTATTTCCAGGTAAGTTACGCTCTCGTTGGATCGGTCCTTTCGTTGTAACTAATGTCTTTgattatggtgcagtggagatcCAGAGTTTAAGGATGAAGAataaatttgtggtgaatggtcATTGTCTCAAGCCGTATTATGAAGGGGCTCCAGTTGAACGGGTGGAAACGATGCATTTGGAGGACCCGATTTGCTTAGTTTAAGCAAATTATGGGCTATGTCTAgccaaaaacaataaaaaaaggagctcttttgggaggcaacccgaatattggttttattgtttttaGTTGTTCATTTCTTTCGTTTTGTCGTTTCCCCGTTGGGTAGTATCAATATTAATATTTTCCTTCACTGTGACCAGGAAGTGCAATCTTGGCGTGCTCACGCGGTGTTTGTGTCTCCTGAGATCAGTGGACGTTTTGTAATCTTGGCATGCCCACACGGTGTTTGACGACCCAAAgcatgaattaaaaaaaaattattattaattattaattattattatttattattattaaaagaaaaaggaaaatgattttttctttttaaaccttcaaaaaaattttaaaaaaatttcttttttaaccttaagttttgttttcttttcaaaaattcagaattttgaaatataaatttggaaagaatgaagaaacaaggttttgaaaaagaaaaaaaaacttttttgaaaaaaaactttctttctttctcttttcttttttttctttctttctttctttcctttccttcttcttctccgCCACTCCCCctgtttttcccccttttccttcttttcttttgcacaCCGCCGCCCCCAACAATCTTTCCCACTTCCCTCTCCCTTCGATCGACACCACATCCCGCCATCCGCCGCATCACAGCTCCCTCCACTACTATATGCCATCACCTCCACTACGCCTACCCTTACCAGCGGTCAACCTCGTGCGCCCCCAGCTCTCCCGTTCACTCCCATGGCCGCACGCCGCTAACCAGCTCGCCGTGCCTCCCTCCGCTACCTGCGCGCGACACTAGCGCAGCCAGGCTGAGCCTCCAAGCCTTTACTGCGCACTCGTCGCGCTTCAGCAGCCGGCCACCAGTCTTCCCCGCTGTCCTCGCCGCGTGCCTGTCCCTCTTGCAGTCACTTCGCCGCTCAGCCTCTCCATAGCGCGACTGCCCTCATTCTCCTCCACTCACCCCAAGCCCACGCAGCCAGTAGCTCCAAGCTCCACCGCGCCATCACCACCTGTCAAAAATTGGCAGGTGGAGATATAGTTTGCCCTTTCTCCTTTGCAATTTCTAGACACTAATGCTGGAATTGATTCGTAATTGGGGTAATTTGCTTGATTTGTCATCTAATGATTTATTTGGGGTTTCTCTTGCAAATTTGAGGGTTAGTTTTTGGGGACGTTTCTGACAGTTAACTTTGTTGGGCATTTTCTGCGGTTCATTTTGGACAGAATTGAGTTTAATTGTTGCTATAGGTGGGGGTGTTTTCTGatatttattgaattgttaGGCTGAATTGATTTTGCATTTGACTACATTGGGACCACCATTGCTTATTGCCTGTAATTGATGCTTTGTTGAGACGTTTGTCTCGACCTTGGGTGCCTAAAGTGTGCATTTTGTTGATTGGGTTAACTATTCAATTTAATTTTTCCTTGTGCttacaccagtggtactggtgagGATAGTTTATATAATATTTGTCACCCCTGTGTTATTGGTTGCCTCATTGACTACTGGGCATCTTTATTGAGTTATTTTCATCCCAATTCTGTACTGCTGTTGCTGGAGTGCCATTTCCTTGAGTCATTTGCTAATTTTAGTAGGTGGAATTGGGTACTTAACTATCCAATTGGAGACAGTTTGCATTTGCTTGTTGACATAGGTTGTCTCTATTTGCCTTGTTTGGGTGGTAGTGTGTCTAATTGCTAAAATTTGGTGATCATTTTAAACACTAGCACTACTCATAACTGTTGTACTCTTTGGACTTGCTGGTTGGCATTACTACTTTCTGCTATAGTGCTAGTTGGGTTCCCTAGAGGTCTTTCAATTCATATCTTGTGCGCATTCTAATTCTGGTTGATTAAGTGACCTCTTAGTCACAATGGTGAGACCTCGGTCTTCCTCTTCTAGGTCTAGGACCTCTAGGACTCCTCAGCCTCCTCCACCCCAGCACTCCATACCCGCGTCTGACCCCTCGCATGACCCTTCCTCCTCTGGGAGGAGGGCTCGCCTTGGGAGGCAAAGAGGCATCCATATCCACCTTGGGCCTTATAAATATTTGAGTTGGTTTTGACCGGTTGATTGAGGCCATTGGGTGGCTTTCCTATTCTCGTATTACTGACCGCCCGGCCTTTGTTGAGTTAGTTAGGGAGTTCTGTGCCACATTTGAGTTCGACCTTCTCATTGGTTACACAGTTTCTACCCCTAATGTCATCCGCTTTCGTTTAATGGGTCATGAGTTCCACCATTTCATTATTGACTTCAATCTTGCCCTTGGTTTTATTGATCCATTCTATGCCGAGTCTCGCGAGTATGCCGAGAGTGCATGTGACTATGTCTAGCTTTTTTCTCCCGCTATCGCCATATTTGGGAGGTTATGTCCGTGGACAGGGATAATTATGACCCTCGTCTATCTAAGGGTTCTTATCTGAAGGACCCGGCGTCTTGCTATATCCATCGTTTCTTGGCTTATAGTTTCTCGGGTAGGCGAGACAGTTCGGGCATTTTGTCTAAGCCCGAATTTTTCTTCATATGGTGTATGCATAACAATATTAAGATTAACCTTGGGTGCTGGCTCGCTTCTCAGTTCAAGTCTATTTTGCCTAAAAAGAAGCGCCCCATGATTTTTGGGTTGTACGTTACTCACTTGGCTATTAATTTGCATGTACTTGATATTTCTAACTATGATTTGCATATAGCTTGTCACATGGAGCCCTTGGACATTCCGTGCTTGGAGAAAATGGGTTTGGTTCGGGAGGGCGATGATGGATGGGAAGTTGTTCCCCCGGGTTCGCTACGCGCTCCTCCTCGGTCATCTTTTGCCCGAGCCTCCACTGGTGGCGGTGATCCCGGCCCGTCGACCTCCGCTCCACCTCCTCCCACCCCAACGGCCGACGATTGGCTTCAACTCCGGAACACAGTTGAGAGACTGGAGACTCGCATGACCCACATTGGCATTAACTTGCATAGCATGGTGCAGAATCTGGCAGCATTTATGCAACATGCGGGAATTGCTCCTTAGTTCGCGCCCGATCCATCCCTATTTTGACGacttcagggaagtaccgttgcccttctcctccctttttgCTGTTACAtcatcacattgagggcaatgtgtgacttaggtgtgggggggtcaGTTTGGGTGTtgttcctttgtttttttttttttggtgtcttTCCTTTGCTGTTATCTTGGTGAATATTTTGACGGCTCACTCTTCTATTGCTAGTTGTAGTTTATTCTATGAATTTAGTTTCGATGGCTAGCAAGAGCATGTTGTCCTGGTGAATATTTTGAGTTTAATGACTTGGTGCAATTTATGGCTAACTTGTTTAGACAATGTAAATATCTTGCTGGCACTGTTGTGTGGATTGGTCccctgttgaccttggtcctcCATGTTTAGGAGATGACGTGGGCCATGATCTTTAAGTGTTTGCTATTTTGGTACTTTATTGAGAATAACATTGGCTATACTCCGCTAGTGTCGTCACCTAGTAACCGGGAGTTTTCACTACAAGTGTCGACTCTTGCGTCAAAAAATGACGATATCTATGAGTAAGTAGTCCTAGAGTTATGAAAAGTTGAGTAATTGGGCTCTTTTATCTAAAAATGTCAGAATTCACGTCAAAAGGCTTGAATGGCTTGGGACTAAGCATTATTCgttcaatcaaaaaaaaaagaaaaaaaaagaagaaaaaaagatcaGATATGGAAAATATGTAAGTCTATGATCATGTTGGCCCGCCGATCCTTGGTTTTCAATGTTGAAATTTTGGTTGCCAGTTAACTTAATTGCTGACTGTTGCTAATTAATATTTGGATTTCCTAGGCGAGTTAGCCATGAATTGGACGAGTCTATGAACTTAGGAGCTAACTAGGAGAGATATGACTCGACACTTAGCCACTAAACCTTGATTTTGGTGTAAGCACAGCGGGCAATAGATAATGTGAGAGCTAGCCATTGTTGAGTTGAGTTGTccccatgcttgaggacaagcatgattcaggtgtggggggaattgataggatATTATTTGTTagcaattttattattaattttccctttcgTCCCTGTCAAAtattgtggtaattgttgatatctactcatatttggtatctggacttaatttcagggAGTGGAGCAGACAACTACAAAAATAGGGACTTTTGGATGCAAATTTGGGAGACTCCAAAAGAAAGCCTCACAAGCCTGGCCCACGGAATGCTAGAGACGGATGGCATTTCCTTTAGAAATGTTTTGAGTATTGGAGTTTTTGACTAGGAATAGGAAACTAGAAAAGAGGAAACATTCAGGGGCCTTTGGACTTTCTTGCAGTCGTACTCTAAATTTGGTAGGGACCACCTGGATAGAGAGAGTCAATTTTCTTTTGGCTTTCAAGGAACACAAATGTACAGACGGCAAGATTTTTAGCCTTTAGCatagttttcagtttttttctTCTTCGGACTAGCCTTTAACgcacgccaggtgttcgacaatatttCTCAACGGGAAGAATATTTTTATATTCCTTGTTTTCTAGTAAAAAATGCAATGCCTttgcaatcaattaatttgcgtggagatttaattatgcggcgtggctaagccttctatctagtcaagggtcaaTTCGACGGCGTAGtcccgaaaatctgtgagatctaattagttttcatgcttctctcaatttattaatatttgcacgttgtctacttgaattttcatgagattattttattaattggatgtcaagggtccaatgttcaatgtgatttattaatctcgtaccaatttagtcaattaaatccgtaattatttgattgattaatataaGGGAAtgtgcaatctaatttaaataaccttcgtagcgtgttattgattagggctaggtttttctagttattaatgcaattgaaaaattaattcctacggtcgtacgtaggagtattttctggttaggggtgatcaatggtcgtaccttggttatcaataaattaaggaaaaattggttgttAGAGTTCATCGGCGACTATAGCGagtctattaataaattaagtgaacctctcttgcatcaatgatcagataaatggactgtgtctgagtagttgtatccttggctagaatttatctATTCTTGATTTCATTCCTGCTATATTCgtgctagttaattatttattttgagtTGAATCGGTTaattgtttttagttttagtccGATAAAATCCCCCTTTATCAATTAGAATctcaaagagacaaatatccccagtccttgaggagacgaccctacttgccactgtctactatttagtaaattttgtcaactaattaattctggtatatcggattaagcaaactcttcgagaacatggtgaatcaagtaaccaattatacacctagggtccctgctccagtacctagaaTTAATTATTGATTGCTTTTAGTGGTATttaggttttatttttattattgcacagactcGACCCCTGTCATAGTGgcatcttttattattttttaccaGAATGATCATACTTACTAGAATCTCTGTGCATATGCTTTTTTCTCCCCCAAATTATGGATATCCACAATAGTTCTGACAaattaacaacaaaaaaaagcAGGAGAATaataaaaaggaattttaaaggaaaaggaTAACAAACAACATCTACTTTGAGTTCAATACAAATATAAagatgtggaaaaaaaaaaaacccttgtcACTAGAACTTCTTGACACTCTCCTTTTTCATCTCCCTTGACCTCCTTATTGAACCAATACAAGAATGGATAGCCACAACTAGAATCTACTACACTAACCTACattaaatcaagagaaaataaagAGAGTTACATTTGCTAAGGGCTTGTTGCCTCAAAGGGTAAGACACAACCCTTTggttgttcttcttcttctccaaagTCTTTCCCTTCTCTCAAGCTAATTAGAACTCAAACCTCCCAAAACTATAAGAACTAGGTAGTATATATTCTTGGCCTTGCATTATCGGAGCCAAAGTGTCAAAAAGAGAAGCTCCTAGAATCTCCAAAAGTTGGTACAAGTTGTCCCCTTTTGTCTtatgaaaaatggagaaaaaaacaaaaatcatgcaAGTTGACTACTCGCAGCTACCAGGAATCCCTCGGACCAATCCCTCGAGggattctctttttttttttttggcttttcatCCTTGAATTGTACCATCTCTTTTAGATATTATTATGACTTCTCAATCTTCTAATTCTCACTTTAGATCACCATTTCACTTCCAAGTGAACTTGATCATTTTACCTACAAAATACAGAGATTTTCCATCTAAAATGAGAAAATCACAACAAATTCATCTATCAATTGACGGTGCAAATTAGTGACAAAAAATGGACAACTTGTACCATTTAACTTTACaaattgactaaaaaataatgtgaaacacattaaaaaatatcacaaattAGCCATTATCAACTAGATAACACTACTTTTCACAATAAAATATATAGAACCCCTGATGGAGCTCTAGAACTTCAACAACTTCTGAATAACCCAACTCTTCAACAGCTGCTAGATAACAATTTTTCTCGCTATATGTATTTTACTCTTGATGGAGCTTTTGAATATATAGAACTTTTGATGCACCTAAAAATTTCCACTATTCTATAAATCGATCTATTAGCCATCTTTTTGGCTGCATTTTTAAACGAATAACAAAAAATATCACCTAACACAATCTGCGGATTCTTTAACCTTTTCGGAGATAAAGGAAGCCGTTTGACATACTTTTGAAATAATCCACCCAAAAACTCCTTTTAGCATATCCCATAGGGGTTATTTATGTGTTGGCTTGAAACTCTAACTATATAATTGATAGGTATATACTTTGCatgtttttagtgtgttttattagttagttttagtGTTTTAACTACCTTTATAGCTAATTAtctaagtttctagtgaaaatatgcattttacaGTTTGAAGTgttaaaattgcatttctatgaattttaagggtaaaaagttcatgtttttgtaggtttaacgattcaatcatcaattggagagatttgagaagataattggatgattattgatggtttgaagtggtttaaagaagacatgaagtgcaaaacattcaaaggaagaaatgcaagtgaAGACAGTTTTAACACATTGTGGTATTTTGGCAATATCGTGAGTGATAagcattggattgaggtgattcttataccattttgaatatAAGAGAttaatctacatttggtatgaagacatcaaagtccaattcaatcattttcattgtcaaaaagtAGAAATATAGAAGTGCAACTCTGCTGTCGAAAGCTGAAATAGAGCTCTAACCAGTTgatggtattttggtcatatctcgATCCACAGAGCACCgaatgagatgattcttgaggtattggaaagctaactcagaGATATATGTTTTATACAAGAGCTAGTTTGGCCTCCATCATTGATAAAATATCAGTTGAAGTGGTGCTGAAGTGAAACCGTGACTGTCCAATACGCGAGATGAAGTCGCGTATTTCTGAGGTCGCATATTCTCTTCTGTTTTCTACAACTTGCTTATCAACTTGCCCTACTTTCACACAACTTTTCCAGCTCAATTCTTGTTATCAATTCCAGCTGTGTCTGATTAAGAAAAGGTTGGAAAGTTAGAAAGACAACTGATAagagtttcaagagtcaaagataacaactagaaacaactcatttggctcttgaatcctctataaatagagacctttggagaacattttaacaactttggaaggttagaggaactccacaaaaatgtagACTTTTACTAGAATTTCCTTAGCTTATTAGTTAGGATAGTATAGAGTAGTTAGtgtagtttttccttcttgtatttgtagttagatttggatgaagatttgaagagcaaagatggagagttagagctcatgtgacaagggtgacatCTCTcttatcactttctcttttgtatttgatttcatgtttagctataatataagtttggattttttttcttcatgtttagttaaagtttatttCTAGAGtaatggatgaactttctatatcttgttagtaatgtttatttggttgtttgatgatattattctgagcaagttatttatcacttttacttttctaatcatgattaactggccattaattgtaATTATCTAAAGgtattaagtttgcaatgaggaTTCgaatttaacattagttcaaggaagtgataaacctagggagttcACTCACGAGAGCAAATGAGTACCTTCGTGgcttttagtgacttgtttcatgtaatttcatagaagaaatgagcttgtagttaatttcataatcaTGAGAGTAGATATGGCTTAAtt
The Coffea arabica cultivar ET-39 chromosome 6c, Coffea Arabica ET-39 HiFi, whole genome shotgun sequence genome window above contains:
- the LOC140008878 gene encoding uncharacterized protein; this translates as MSPYRLVFGKLCHLSVEFEHRAFLVVKQCNIDIDEGGIQRKLQLQELEEIRNEAYENAMIYKEKNKIFHDQQVSRKTFECGQKVLLYHSKLKLFPVEIQSLRMKNKFVVNGHCLKPYYEGAPVEREVQSWRAHAVFVSPEISGRFVILACPHGV